Within the Nocardioides humi genome, the region GCTGATCATGGCGGGTTCGGCGCGAAGCCAGCCGACTCTCAGGCCTCCCCAGATGGTCTTGCTGAGTGACCCGACACTGACGAGAGTGCCCGCGGCGTGTGCGGGGGTCAGCGATGAGAATGCCGGCGGCCTGCCGAGCCGGTCGATGTCGAGGTCAGCGGTTGTCTCGTCGATAAGGAGTAGGGCGCCGTTGCGGCGAGCGCTGGCGATGACTCGCTCGCGTTCCTCAGCAGTCATCGATGCGCTGGTGGGATTGTGGAAGTCAGGGATGAGGTAGATCAGTTCGGGGCGCACGCGCTCGATAGCACTGACAAGATGGTCGATGTCCCATCCCATCGTTGTCACCGGCGTGCTGGCGAGTCGGCCACCGGCGTTTCCGAGCGCCTCGTAGGCGTGCGGATACGTCGGGGCCTCGATCAGGACACGATCACCGTGTCGTAGCAGCGTCCTAGCGGTGAGGGCGATGGCGTTCTGTGCACCTAGGGTGATCATGATGTGCTCGGGCGTTGTCTCGGCGCCTCGCGCGGTGTAGCGGGCCGCGATGAGTTCGCGGAGCCGTCGTTGGCCAACGAGGTCGAAACCGGATCGCTCGAGAATTTCTGGTGCTCGGCCAGCGAGAGCGTGGATGATCTCGTCGAGACCGGCCACTGGAGCCGGTACGGCGCGGGCGAAGTCAACCTCGGGCGCGCTTTGGCTTGGACGAGGGCGGGGAAGGACCAAGACGCTTCCCGACCCCCGCATGCTGATGAGGTGTCCGCTGTCGCGCAAGGCTCGGTAGGCCGCCACGATCGTGGTGCGGCTCCTGCCTAGCTCGTCGGCAAGCTCGCGCTCGGCAGGCAGTCGAGTGTGGGTGGAGAGTCGACCATCGGCCAATAGCAATCGGATCCGGGTGGCCAGGGCCGCATAGACCGGTTCAGCCGATTCCCACTCACCCAGGAGCGCCACGAGCTGCCTAGCGCCGATGTGGGACCGAGCCAAAGGACGTCGCGTTGTCTGCCGGCGTGTGGGCGTCGAGGTCATGGGGCCCGACCGTCCTCCCTTTGAGCACCCTCCCGCAGCGCCTGACGACCTGTCCAGGCGGGCGCGTCGCTGCCCCACCGGGTGGCGACCGAGGCGTATCTCTCGGGGGCATCCGGGAAGCCGACGACAGGGGCAGCGAAGGTCACCACTCCAGCATCGGCGGTCGCCGTCTGCGTAGTTGGAGGCTGCTCAGGCGCTGCAGCGTCAAGAGCACTCGGGCCGGGAGCAGCGGACCCGAGCAGTTCGTGAGCCAGCCGGGCGAGGGCCACCGAGACGTGCGAGACACGGCCGTCGGCTCGCTGATCGACCAGGCTCCGAGCGATCGCGGCAGCGAGGAAGTGTCCCGCGCTGTGATCGAGCGCCTGGGCCGGCAAAGCCCCTGGACGATCCCCGTCGCGGCTTTCGACCATCGCGATGCCGGTGGCAGCTTGGACGATGCTGTCGAAGCCGCGCCGGGACCGCCACGGGCCTTCGCGGCCCCACGCGCTGACCGAGCCGATCACCAGGTCTGGATACCGCTCGCCCAGCTCGTCCGGTGAGAGGCCATAGCGGTCCAGAGCGCCCGGGCGGTATCCGGTGACCAGTACATCAGCGGTTTCGAGCAGATCTGCGAGCATCTGCCGATCGACCCGCGACGCTAGGTCGAGGGTGGTCGAACGCTTGCCCTGGCCTGTGTCGAGGTGTTGCCAAGCAATCTCGGGAAGTCGTGGAGAGTCGACACGCAGCACGTCGGCGCCTGCGTAGGCGAGGTCGCGGGTGGCCACGGGCCCGGCGATGACTCGGGTCATGTCGAGCACCCGCAGTCCTGACAGGGGTAGCGAGGATTCCCCCGGCCATCGTCGCGTCGGAGCCGCTCCCACCACCTCCCGGCCGATCAGCGGCATGGTGGCGACAGTCTGCGCATGTGGGTGTCGTGCCCAGGTCTGGTGGTCGCGGACCGCAACGACGATCGCGCCACGCTCGGCTGCCTCGTTCTCCAGTTCGATAGCACGGCGTTCGGCGAGGGCCGACGCGAACGTCGCGGGGCTGGCTGACTCGTCGAGTCCGACCAGTTGTCGCAGCCGCTGTTCGTGGTGCGTGTAGTTCGCGTGGGTGCGGACCCAGCCGTCTCGCGTCGACCAGAAGCCGGACAGGGGCGCCCACGCCTGCGGGGGCTGGCCGTCGAGACGGAAGTGCCGTTCGCTGCGCACCGAGGTGGTGATCACGTCGCCTCGAAGGCGCGGCGTACGTGGCTCTCGCCGGGCTCGCGTGGCGGCGACCTGTTCGATCGCCAAGGCGGCCAGTGCGATGCTGTCGGTTACCAGCCCGGCGACATCGAGTCGGGAGTCGAGTCTCACCGGCGGCTCGGGACAACCGATGTGGCCCACGTCCGCTCCGGGCGCTCCGAGATCTGCCCAGGCACGTGCGGCGAAGTGGCCCGCCGTCATGAGTCGACCGGACCTAGATCGAGCATCCATGCGTAGCGGTCGTGACTCGTACCGTATTGGATGGAGGTCAGTTCAGCGCGCAGCCGTGCCGCAATCGACTCGGTGCCGCCGCCAGGGGTTTCGATCAGCAGATCGTCGCCGACCAGCTCTGCAATGGGAGTGATGACCGCAGCGGTCCCCGCGGCGAACACCTCTCTCAGTTCGCCGGTGACGGCGGCGGTCTGCCACTCATCGATGCTGACTGGCCGTTCGACCGCGCGATACCCCATATCCCGCGCGAGGCGCAGGACGCTGTCGCGTGTGACACCCGCCAGGATGGTTCCGGTTAAGGGCGGCGTCACAATTGTCTGATCGGAGAAGGCGAAGAAGATGTTCATGCTGCCCGCCTCTTCGACCCACGTCCTGGTGCTCGCATCGGTGAACAGGACCTGGGCACATCCGTGAGCATGTGCCTGCTGCTGCGCAAGCAGGGAGGCCGCGTAGTTGCCACCGCACTTTGCTGCTCCCGTTCCGCCGAGGCCAGCGCGTGAGTAGTCGCGAGACAGCCATAGACTGATGCCCTCGTCCGCGTCCGCGAAGTACGAACCGGCCGGGCTGGCGATCACTCCGTAGGTTGCTTGACGCGATGGACGAACCCCGAGGAAGGCCTCGGTGGCGATGAGGAACGGTCGAACGTACAGACTGGCCCCGCTCTGATGCGGAACCCAACCGGCGTCAGCTTGCGCGAGCTGCCGAATCGACTCGATGAACAGGCTCTCAGGCAGTTCCGGCAGAGCGAGGCGAGCCGCCGACAAAGCGAATCTACGCGCGTTGATCTCTGGCCGAAACGTCCGCAGATGACCGTCAGCGTGGCGGTAGACCTTGAGCCCTTCAAAGACCTCTTGGCCGTAGTGGAGCACCGCCGATGCCGGATCCAGGGTCAATGGGCCGTACGGCACCACGCGTGCATCGCACCAGCCGCCGGGCTCGGAATAGTCGATGAGCACCATGTGATCGGTGAAGTGCTCGCCAAACTTCGGATCCCCCAGAACGCGAGCGAGTTCGCCGTTCTCCCGTGGCCTGGTGCTCCTTCGGAGTCTGAAAGCCTCATCGGCACGCGCACCGATGTGACTGTGCTGAATGTCTGTCGTCATCG harbors:
- a CDS encoding CoA transferase, with protein sequence MGHIGCPEPPVRLDSRLDVAGLVTDSIALAALAIEQVAATRARREPRTPRLRGDVITTSVRSERHFRLDGQPPQAWAPLSGFWSTRDGWVRTHANYTHHEQRLRQLVGLDESASPATFASALAERRAIELENEAAERGAIVVAVRDHQTWARHPHAQTVATMPLIGREVVGAAPTRRWPGESSLPLSGLRVLDMTRVIAGPVATRDLAYAGADVLRVDSPRLPEIAWQHLDTGQGKRSTTLDLASRVDRQMLADLLETADVLVTGYRPGALDRYGLSPDELGERYPDLVIGSVSAWGREGPWRSRRGFDSIVQAATGIAMVESRDGDRPGALPAQALDHSAGHFLAAAIARSLVDQRADGRVSHVSVALARLAHELLGSAAPGPSALDAAAPEQPPTTQTATADAGVVTFAAPVVGFPDAPERYASVATRWGSDAPAWTGRQALREGAQREDGRAP
- a CDS encoding branched-chain amino acid aminotransferase; translated protein: MTTDIQHSHIGARADEAFRLRRSTRPRENGELARVLGDPKFGEHFTDHMVLIDYSEPGGWCDARVVPYGPLTLDPASAVLHYGQEVFEGLKVYRHADGHLRTFRPEINARRFALSAARLALPELPESLFIESIRQLAQADAGWVPHQSGASLYVRPFLIATEAFLGVRPSRQATYGVIASPAGSYFADADEGISLWLSRDYSRAGLGGTGAAKCGGNYAASLLAQQQAHAHGCAQVLFTDASTRTWVEEAGSMNIFFAFSDQTIVTPPLTGTILAGVTRDSVLRLARDMGYRAVERPVSIDEWQTAAVTGELREVFAAGTAAVITPIAELVGDDLLIETPGGGTESIAARLRAELTSIQYGTSHDRYAWMLDLGPVDS
- a CDS encoding PLP-dependent aminotransferase family protein; this translates as MALLGEWESAEPVYAALATRIRLLLADGRLSTHTRLPAERELADELGRSRTTIVAAYRALRDSGHLISMRGSGSVLVLPRPRPSQSAPEVDFARAVPAPVAGLDEIIHALAGRAPEILERSGFDLVGQRRLRELIAARYTARGAETTPEHIMITLGAQNAIALTARTLLRHGDRVLIEAPTYPHAYEALGNAGGRLASTPVTTMGWDIDHLVSAIERVRPELIYLIPDFHNPTSASMTAEERERVIASARRNGALLLIDETTADLDIDRLGRPPAFSSLTPAHAAGTLVSVGSLSKTIWGGLRVGWLRAEPAMISRLISRRPADDLGTPVIEQLIATEVLERYDLLLGRRSEQLRAGRDLLVELLHTQLPDWQIPDVKGGLSLWVELGAPLSSALASACQRRGVRITAGPKFGIDGAHERFIRVPFTAEAERIERGVAILREAWESLDPMATPGSQTHLPPVL